The Brassica oleracea var. oleracea cultivar TO1000 chromosome C6, BOL, whole genome shotgun sequence genomic interval TACCACATACAATTTGTCTATTAGTATCAAAAATCCACATATCACATCCTCGCTTTTGCCTTAAAGGTTAAAAATGGATTCTGAAAAGTAGTGATCAAAGTGGTTGATCAATATTCTCGCGATTTAAAACTGTGTTTGCGTTCAAAAATGAAATTATACACATTATATAAATAAATCATATATGAAATAAATTTATTTAAAATATAATATAAAACTGCTATTAATAATTTATGATAGAGAATTTACAAAACGGCCTAAAAATTTAAAATTAAGTAATATCATATATATTATTTATGTTAGCTATCATACAAAAAGTAACACAAATTCATTGATATTATCATATACACACTACAAAAATGACAAAACATCGTTTGATTTTTCAAATATAAATATAGACAAAAATATATTTTTTAATATGTTGAATTTTTATTAAAAATATGGACGATTCTCTCAAATAGATTCTTTTCAAGTTTTTATCACAAAAAGAGCCCTCAAAGATTAAAATGACCAATATGTTTAAAGAAGCAAAAAGGAGAAATCGTGTTTTTCAGGAACTTCTCTTGAGGATATGTGATCAACGGCCACCTGTCTATGACTCTGGTCCAGATATTATCCTATGGAAACATGCGCAGGATGACTACCAGAAGACTTTCTCGACACGCGCGACTTGGGAGCAAGTAAGAGTGAAGCGGGAAAAGGTTGATTGGAGTGATGTTGTATGGTTTAAGCAGGCAGTGCCGCAATTCTCTTTTATTACTTGGCTTGCGATCAAGAATCGCCTGTCAACAGGAGATCATATGAGGATGTGGGGAGTGCAGCAAGATTGTATGCTGTGTGGGGAGAAGAATGAGACTAGAGACCATCTTTTCTTCGCCTGCCCATATAGCTACATGGTTTGGGTTACAGTAACTGGAGCTCTATTGGGAACTCTCATTACCCCTGACTGGA includes:
- the LOC106297620 gene encoding uncharacterized protein LOC106297620 — encoded protein: MTNMFKEAKRRNRVFQELLLRICDQRPPVYDSGPDIILWKHAQDDYQKTFSTRATWEQVRVKREKVDWSDVVWFKQAVPQFSFITWLAIKNRLSTGDHMRMWGVQQDCMLCGEKNETRDHLFFACPYSYMVWVTVTGALLGTLITPDWTDTMERLQRDRVATMDKVLAKMAFQTTIYHIWRERNARRHGKTWIQMAQLAHQIDKTMRNIISSLIYRFGSRLEGLMRRWFEVTT